DNA from Amycolatopsis sp. DSM 110486:
TCGCTGCGCCCGTCCTGCGAAAAAGACCCCGGAACGCCGTCACGCGGACGGCGGTGTCACGTCCCCTGAGTGGAGCAGGACAAGATCGACATCGACCGGGAAGGAGCGGTGGCCAGTGGATGTACCGGCGACCGGGGCACTGTCCGGTCCCGCCGGCGAGCAGGAGTCCCGCGCCCGGTTCGACCGGGATCGGAACCTGCGCGCGCTGCGGGCCAGATGGCGCACCGCCAGTCTCGCCGCGGGGTGGCGCTTCCCGAGCGACTGGGCACTGCCCGAAGTGGACGCCGTGTGCGCCGCCGTGGTCCGCCACGGCGCGACGGGCGCGGAGACGGCGCTGGCCGGCCTCGGTCGAGCCCGGGCCGCCGCGGGCGCGAACCTCGCGGAGACGCTGTCCGACCTGGCCGCGCTGCACGCGGTGCTCGCCGACCCGGACGCGGTCGACGGCTTTGTCTCACCGGACGTCGACGCGACACCGGCGCGGTTACTGCGCGTGACCGCGCTGGCGTGGGCGGACGTGGCGACGGATCAGCTCGTGCACACCGAGGTGACCGATCCGTTGACCGGGTTGCCTTCTGCCGCGTACCTGCGGACGCGGCTGGCGGAGGTCTACCGGGCGAGTGCGGCCGACGAGCACGTGCTGCTGGTGGTGGCGATGGACCTGACCGCGGTGTCCGGCTGGCCCCGGCTGACGGGGATGATCTTGGTGGCCGACGCGATGCGCGCGGTCTTCGACACCGGCGAGAGCCACGCGACGTTGGGGCCGTCGGTGGTCGCGGTGCTGTGCCGCCGGGACGGCCGGCTGGCTTCGCGGGGAGTGGCTTTGCGCCGGGCCCTGAACGACCGGCTGTCGGTCGACGCGCAGCTTCGGGAGGTCAACCGGCCGCGCGTCTCGGCGGTCCGCCTGCCTGCTTCGCACGACCGTGCGTGCGACTTGCTGGCGGACCTCGCCCGGGGCTGACGCTCGGCCCCGGCCCGACCCATCGGGCCTGCTCCGGCGCGTTCATGATTTCCTGGTGTGGTGACCAGGACCGTACCCTCCGCCGTCGACGGCGAAGTTCCGGCGAGCGCTGCCCAGCCTCGTCTGGCCCTGCGCAAGTCACTCGCCAGACTGTCGATGCGGCCGCGGTCGATCCTGATCTTGTCGGTGATCCCGCTGGTCGCGATCGGTGTCGGGATCTGGGGCTGGACGCACGAGTGGGGGCTGGGGGTCGACAGCGCGGTCTACCGCGGCGGCGCGCTCACGCTGCTGCACGGAGACTCGCTCTACGACACCAACACCCTGTCCACCGAACCGTGGTGGGCGCTGCTGCCGTTCACGTACCCGCCGACGGCCGCGTTGTTCTTCGTGCCGCTGGCGCTCGTGCCGACGCAGGTGGCGTGGGGGTTCCTGACGGCCGTCTCGCTGGGCGCGCTCGCGCTGTCCGTGCGGATCTCGATCGGCGCGCTGCCGAGGCCGGAGGAGGACGGGCCGCGGTGGTGGGCCTCGCCCGCGCGGTCGACGATCGTGTTCTTC
Protein-coding regions in this window:
- a CDS encoding GGDEF domain-containing protein translates to MDVPATGALSGPAGEQESRARFDRDRNLRALRARWRTASLAAGWRFPSDWALPEVDAVCAAVVRHGATGAETALAGLGRARAAAGANLAETLSDLAALHAVLADPDAVDGFVSPDVDATPARLLRVTALAWADVATDQLVHTEVTDPLTGLPSAAYLRTRLAEVYRASAADEHVLLVVAMDLTAVSGWPRLTGMILVADAMRAVFDTGESHATLGPSVVAVLCRRDGRLASRGVALRRALNDRLSVDAQLREVNRPRVSAVRLPASHDRACDLLADLARG